ACAgctggagacagacagaagggtTAAGCTAACCCAAACACAGCAGCTGgttcatgggggggggggttctgttTGGATCTCTGTCATTTACTGTTAGATGATGTTAGTGAATGTGTCTCATGGCTCATCTAAAGGACCAGACCTGATAATAAAACAGGTTTACCTTTCGGTGATTGTCCGCTCAGTATGAGGTCATCGTGTCCCTTCTCCACAACCTTCACTTTGAACAGCGGCCGCCTGTCTTCCTCCTCGATGTAGCACATGTACTTACAGCGCCTGCAGCACAGTTAACAGATCTGGTGCTTACATTTATACTTTATCAGGATTATTATAATGATCTCATATATTTATCTACCAAAACTCCAAAAAGAACAATGAGAAATTATTCAGCGTGTTCTTGTGACAGTTTACCGGCTGCTGTTGCGCATACTCCAGTAGAAGCGGTTGGCATGGTAACCGATGGGGAAGATGGCGGTTTTGTTGTGGAAGGCGTTCATCTGCTGCGGGAGGAGTCTGCCGATGGCGCGGAACAGCAGGCTGCCGACCCGGAAGGTGTGCTGCCGCTCGCCGCGCTGCACCACGGCGGCGATCTGCCGCGCCTCGTCCCGCTGCACGAACACCCGCCGGAACACGGCGAAGCAGCGCAGCTCCGAGTCGTACGGGTCGGACGCCATCATGACCACGGGGTCAGGGGTCGGCCCcgtggtggaggagggagacCCGCTGGAAGACCTGTCCCCGCTCAGAGGGACCATCCTGGGCTTGTGGAGGTGGCAGAGCATCGTCTTatcctgcagagacagagaacaGTTTAGCTGAAGCacacctgacctctgacctcctctGACCCGCCTCAGTCAGGGTTAGAGGAATCAAGActctgtgcttctctctcctctccttcctcactcctctccatcctctctttctctctcctctcctttctctctcctctccttcctctctctcttctccttcctctctctcctatccttgctctttctctctcctctccttcctctctctctctctctcctctccttcctctctctcgtctccttcctctctcctctctactccaaccggtggaggcagatgttctcccactgtgagtctggttctggttctgaggtttcttcctgtttaaagggagttttttctctccactgtcaccaagtgctgctcatgtgtgaatgttgggtctctttaaattaaacctgaagttcggtttagacctgctctatgtggaaagagccttgagatgactttgttgtgatttggcgctttataaataaagattgattgattgactcaGAGGTCAGGGTATCTTTATCAGTAAACCGCCGGTCAGGAgccccctggtggtcgagtggttaagctgcaggtcattcctctctctctccctgttgcctctctgccagttaccgTCTGAATAAAGGCgtaaaaagcccaaaaaataaaatcttaaaaaaacaaacaaaccacctTTCTGCCTCctgtgaggggggggggaggggggggcagacTCTGGTTATGAACCCTGTGTACCTTGAAGAAGGTGCAGCGCGCCTGCAGAGCGCAGGTGAAGTGGTAGGTGTTGGTGCAGCGCAACCGGTTGCAGCCGCTGGTGGCTCCGGTCTGCTGGCAGTAAGCGCAGCGCAGCGTCAGACTTCGTCTCAGAGCCAGCTCCACGTTGATCAGAGCGCCGGCCTGAGTCTCATAAACCTCGCTGGACCACAGAGCGCAGTTCAGATGAacctgagacagagaggagggttAGGGACAGGGACCAGCAGAGACCAGCAGAGCCTAGGGCTGTAAATCACAACGTCTGTCACGATACGATTTTGATTGGCGGCAGTGATGGATATGAGACGATGTCACAGCTGATTTAAAACAATCACTTCCTTTCATATCAAATCACTAAACGCttctaaaatatcattttaatttctgAGCTCGGCCAGGGTTGTTTAGAGGTGTGCGAGCTTGGGCGGAGACAGACGTGCCAGgtgaatttcaaaataaaagctaaaatgctggatgttttcattttgcatggATGCTTTCGACTCCAGACTCACCcacaggtccaggtccaggttcaGCAGTCTGGCTGGTCCGTCCGTCGGTCCGTCTCCCAGCTGGTGACAGAAGCAGCATCTCCGCTGGTCTCTAGGCAACGGATCAGGACGGAGACACACCCCCAACTTCCCCAACAGCACGTCCACTTCCTCCTCCGTCGGCATGGAAACCACCTCACCGGACAAGCAAGAACCCCTGGGTAGAGAGAGGTACGTTAGCAGGCTAGCTGCTAGGCTAACGTGCTAACCTGGTTAGAGAGATGATGCTAACGTGCTAACCTGGTCAGAGTGATGCTAACGCTCCAGCGCCTCCAGCGGGAACTCTTGACCTTCTTCCCGTGGTGAGACGTCGGCGAATCGTCTCCTCCGGTGACGGCtcgggggcggggcttcagcttCACCTTCACCTGTCAATCCATCAATAAAAACCCTGTTAGCGACCGATCAGCTTATCAATCGATCGTCCATCATGTGACCGCTGACCACACCCACCTTGAGGCTGTCCATGCGGGGCCTGGTCTCCGTGGCGACGGCGGTGGAGGCGGGCAGAGCGTGCACTGCGATGGAGGACATCCTGTTGGTGTACTGATGCTGAACACTGCTCGCAGCCTGAGGacacatgatgtcatcagcttACATCAACAactgtcatagtgatgtcatcagcttACAtcatagatagatactttattgatcccaagctgggaaattacagtgtagcagcagcattacacagacacatagcgACGATACAGTGACgataacaacatatagtataaggatataaagaataagaatataaaaaaaaactatacatACTAACTTTCATAGTGATGTCATAGCGATTTCATCAGCTTACATCATCAActgtcagtgatgtcatcatcttACATCAActgtcagtgatgtcatcatcttACATCAACTGTCAGTGATGTCATAGCGATTTCATCAGCTTACATCATCAACTGTCAGTGACGTCATAGTGATGTAATATCATCAactgtcatagtgatgtcatcagctaACACAGTCTGAGGTACTGTTTACACACAGTGAGGCATTATGGGAACTGTAGTCTGACCAATAATGAAATCAGGACTCTTAGGTTGTCATGGTAACTGGGATAAACCGCGTAAACAtgaacgcccccccccccccccccccccccccgctgagAGGGGCGGAGACAGTCATGTGACCTCTCACCTTGTTCCAGCTGTTCTGCCAGATGTGTAGAGAGCAGAGCAGTCCGGACTACAGAACACCAGGCTGGATCCTGGTCTGGACTGACcctcctgcaacacacacacacacacacacacacacacacacacacacacacacacacacacacacacacacacacacacacacacacacacaccacacacacacacacacacacacacagtgtaaaaACCAGAGACACAACTACACACTTTTTATTCCTTATAAAACTTTTTCTTTGATGAACTGAAGCCGTGAcatgatgttaaatgttaaacataTTCCGGTGGAGTTAAACTCATCAGTGAGTATGAAGTCTGACCTGTTTGAGCTCTTTGATGATGCGAACTCCATTTCCCAGCAGCGCCTTACAGTAGCTGCAACACTGAGTCCTGAGAGCAGCGGGAGCAGAGCCGCCATGTTGGTTGTAGTCCATCCGAACGCctgaacaacacattttaaatgattcacAGGTTTTTACTTTAAGTCGAGTTGCTTTCTGTGAGTTTAAATGTTGAGTTCATACTCACCGGTTACTGCAGCAGCTGGTGGAGGCCTCTGCTGTCTGATACCTGCTgcaccctgcacacacacacacacacacacacacagtaacacacacacacacacacagtaacacacacagtaacacacacacagtaacatacacatgcacagtaacatacacacacagtaacacacacacagtaacatacacacacacagtaacacacacacacacacagtaaacacacacacagtaacatacacacacacagtaacacacacacacagtaacacacacacacacacacacacacacacacagtaacacacacacacacaattgatTAGAGTAGTACAGACAGCTGATCACAGTGATTGATCAGTGGTGTCTCTGAGGCGTACCTGGGGCACTCTGACTCCAGCCAGCAGGGACAAGGCGCTGCAGTCGGGTCCGGCTCGGCTCAGCTGGTAGTCGATGGGCACCGGGACCCGGAGCAGGTCCGCCACCGCCGCCATGACCACCGCTCACGTTCTGGAAACACACAGCGATGTCACAGCGAtgtaacagtgatgtcacagtgatgtcatgagGAGGCAGCAGGAGGGCGGGGCTACCATGCTTACCTGAGCAGCAACTGGCTCAATGTTATCGCTATGGTAACCAGGTCTGTGGAGCAGGAGGGGGGACCCTGGTGGTTCGGCTCtgacttcacttcctgtttcactgcagagcctcgagagacacacacacacacacacacacatagagagacacacacacaccacacacacagagacaccaagttacacacacagagacacacatatacacacacacacacacacacacacacacacacacacacagtgttctGAGTCTAAGATGAATCCTttactaataaaaaaagaaccaatcagtTGATCGATAGCGGATCAATAGCCTCTGCTGACTCACCTTTACCCAGGCGCAGGGTGTGATGGGTATGGGAGGGGAGGGGCAGGGTGAGGGGGGGCTCCAGCTTGATGAAGGACAGGTCTGGGTATCTGCTGACCTCCATGTCCGCCACGCTCTCCGGAGACGAGGCCGGGACGAACCCGTCGGGGCTGCAGCGTCCCGCCGCGTCCTGGACCCTGCACAAGAGGACACGTCATGTGACACTGCAATCACacgtctccatggcaaccaaaCCAGGTCAGACCATCCGGGACAGGGGGGTTACCTGAGCTCCTCCTGGTTTGTTGTGGGGCGGAGTCGGCAGGGAGGCGGGGACGTCCACCGTCTTAGAGGCGTGGTTTAACGATAGATGCTCTTCCCCCTTCTGCTTCAGACCGGACAACACCTTTAACTGGacccacacaggtgagacaggtgagagacaggtgagacaggtatgagacaggtgagaggtgagacaggtgtaTAGAATCATTGTAATCAGAGACATATCCTCACCTTCCTCGCTGAGCTCCTTCCTGCTCAGGCTCCTCCGTGGTGGCGAAGCCGTTCAGCAGCTTCTGCCTGGCTACaggtggaggggtggggggcagGGAGGCTGGAGGGGTTGGGGGGTTACTGAGGTTATTCTGctgggagggggggaggggggggggggagagagagagagagagagattattattactgtgtaGGCAGACACTCATCTACTGGATCTGAGGACTGGATCAAggttagtagtagtactgttgTATTAGTACCTTATATATGAGCTGggagtagtagtactgtagtattagtacCTTATATATGAGCTGggagtagtagtactgtagtattagtacCTTATATATGAGCTggagtagtagtactgtagtattagtacCTTATATATGAGCTggagtagtagtactgtagtattagtacCTTATATATGAGCTGggagtagtagtactgtagtagtactgtagtattagtacCTTATATATGAGCTggagtagtagtactgtagtattagtacCTTATATATGAGCTGggagtagtagtactgtagtattagtacCTTATATATGAGCTGGGAGTAGTAGtaactgtagtagtactgtagtattagtacCTTATATATGAGCTGggagtagtagtactgtagtattagtacCTTATATATGAGCTGggagtagtagtactgtagtagtactgtagtattagtacCTTATATATGAGCTGggagtagtagtactgtagtattagtacCTTATATATGAGCTGggagtagtagtactgtagtagtactgtagtattagtacCTTATATATGAGCTGGGAGTAGTAGTCGGTGACTCCTTCCAGGCAGGCGTTGCCGAAGGAGCCGCTCAGTCTG
This window of the Scomber scombrus unplaced genomic scaffold, fScoSco1.1 SCAFFOLD_104, whole genome shotgun sequence genome carries:
- the LOC133976757 gene encoding histone-lysine N-methyltransferase 2C-like, whose product is MTSLTVDAASSVQHQYTNRMSSIAVHALPASTAVATETRPRMDSLKVKVKLKPRPRAVTGGDDSPTSHHGKKVKSSRWRRWSVSITLTRGSCLSGEVVSMPTEEEVDVLLGKLGVCLRPDPLPRDQRRCCFCHQLGDGPTDGPARLLNLDLDLWVHLNCALWSSEVYETQAGALINVELALRRSLTLRCAYCQQTGATSGCNRLRCTNTYHFTCALQARCTFFKDKTMLCHLHKPRMVPLSGDRSSSGSPSSTTGPTPDPVVMMASDPYDSELRCFAVFRRVFVQRDEARQIAAVVQRGERQHTFRVGSLLFRAIGRLLPQQMNAFHNKTAIFPIGYHANRFYWSMRNSSRRCKYMCYIEEEDRRPLFKVKVVEKGHDDLILSGQSPKAVWDQILEPVSQMRSSSGTLKLFPVYLKGEDLFGLTTSAVSRIIESLPGVEACERYTFRYGRNPLMEWPLAFNPTGSARSEPKAYQAKRTYLLNSIAPRCQGSVGSIVGLVPGVISLSPGESVAGAHQGRHSKSAQYRRMKADWKTNVYLARSRIQGLGLYAARDIEKCTMVIEYIGTIIRSEVANRKERLYESQNRGVYMFRIDNDFVIDATITGGPARYINHSCSPNCITEVVTVEKENKIIISSCRRIQRGEELSYDYKFDLEDDQHKIPCHCGAVNCRKWMN